A genomic stretch from Lathyrus oleraceus cultivar Zhongwan6 chromosome 2, CAAS_Psat_ZW6_1.0, whole genome shotgun sequence includes:
- the LOC127122852 gene encoding uncharacterized protein LOC127122852, whose amino-acid sequence MKLEELVGLLEAHEVRIVERKIVQDLIQALQAQTWKKHGGSNKPRWYKKGKSEGANLAHQSSDDSEDVMVMNAVADEHVESKIWFLDIGCSNHMIGRKVWLEYFDESKKIKVKFVDNSSLQAEDTDDIIMQMSNGAKAIIKYVLYVPGIKCNLLSDGQLVEKGFLVVMKDEALELFDT is encoded by the exons ATGAAACTAGAAGAATTGGTTGGCTTGTTGGAAGCACATGAGGTGAGGATTGTCGAAAGGAAAATTGTCCAAGATTTGATACAAGCACTACAAGCTCAGACCTGGAAGAAACATGGTGGTTCCAACAA GCCTCGTTGGTACAAGAAAGGCAAGAGTGAAGGAGCAAACCTTGCACACCAAAGTTCAGATGATTCTGAAGACGTCATGGTTATGAATGCAGTTGCAGATGAGCATGTTGAATCCAAAATTTGGTTCCTCGACATAGGTTGCTCTAATCACATGATTGGTAGGAAAGTGTGGTTGGAATATTTTGACGAGTCGAAGAAGATCAAGGTCAAGTTTGTTGATAATAGCTCGTTGCAAGCAGAAGATACTGACGACATCATCATGCAAATGAGCAATGGAGCAAAAGCTATTATCAAATATGTATTATATGTACCTGGAATAAAGTGCAACCTGCTAAGTGATGGACAACTGGTCGAAAAAGGTTTCTTAGTGGTTATGAAAGATGAAGCCTTGGAACTGTTCGACACCTAG